A section of the Oryzias latipes chromosome 8, ASM223467v1 genome encodes:
- the LOC110014064 gene encoding uncharacterized protein LOC110014064 gives MLQRHVSQDTPTASRDLGYSGRTSSAPGALPLRSSLTTSVTSAWVIDSPHPKVLILCFLKRRRVSGIEEILEVFLPPPYNFPSRSQQLPTCTKNDACRELLSPPEVPDGLPESLRGQPIVFLHDLTELLPAQSFCLCNSPGHSSLRLPVLGACLWSPTSQPGLVGVFLQFDGIAYFWCPPPVSGVTAATGTRDFATTSPGSSRDNGSGKHGPLGLNVPNLPLFLFEFLSDIGVKD, from the coding sequence atgctgcagagacatgtcagccaagacactcccacagcatccagagacttgggGTACTCTGGGCGGACCTCGTCCGCTCCCGGAGCCTTGCCACTGAGGAGTtcattgactacctcagtgacttcagcttggGTGATAGACAGCccccaccccaaagtcctcattctctgcttccttaaaagaaggcgtgtcagtgggattgaggagatcctcgaagtattccTTCCTCCGCCATACAAtttccccagtcgaagtcaacagctccccacctgcactaaAAACGATGCCTgtagagaactgctttcccctcctgaggtgccggatggtttgccagaatctcttcgaggccaaccgatagtcttTCTCCATGACCTCACCGAACTCCTTCCAGCACAGAGTTTTTGCCTTTGCAACAGTCCGGGCCACAGCTCGCTAAGACTGCCGGTACTTGGCGCCTGCCTCTGGAGTCCAacaagccagccaggcctggtaggagtttttcttcagtttgacGGCATCGCTTACTTCTGGTGTCCACCACCGGTttcgggggttaccgccgcgacaggcaccagagacttTGCGACCACATCTCccggcagcagcagagacaatggcagtggaaaacatggtccacttgGACTCAATGTCCCTAACCTCCCTCTGTTCCTGTTTGAATTTCTCTCGGATATAGGAGTTAAAGACTAA